Proteins encoded together in one Marinobacter sp. Arc7-DN-1 window:
- the frr gene encoding ribosome recycling factor, giving the protein MINDIKAEAEKKMKKSLESLHSAFNKIRTGRAHPSILDSVMVNYYGQETPLKQVASVNVEDNRTLTVSPWEKNLMPTIEKAIMSSDLGLNPATSGDIIRIPMPMLTEETRKEMVKQAKADAEHGRVSVRNARRDANSMIKELLKEKEITEDDERKGEEEIQKLTDRYIAEVEKMLKAKEEDLMAV; this is encoded by the coding sequence GTGATCAACGACATCAAAGCAGAAGCCGAAAAGAAAATGAAGAAGAGCCTGGAGTCTCTGCACTCGGCGTTTAACAAGATCCGTACCGGCCGGGCCCACCCGTCCATCCTGGACAGCGTTATGGTGAACTACTACGGCCAGGAGACACCGCTGAAACAGGTGGCCAGTGTCAATGTCGAGGACAACCGGACTCTGACCGTCTCCCCCTGGGAGAAAAACCTGATGCCGACTATCGAGAAGGCCATCATGAGCTCTGATCTGGGCCTCAACCCGGCCACCAGTGGCGACATTATTCGCATTCCGATGCCCATGCTGACCGAAGAAACCCGCAAGGAAATGGTCAAGCAGGCGAAAGCCGATGCCGAGCACGGCCGTGTGTCTGTTCGCAACGCTCGCCGTGACGCCAACAGCATGATCAAGGAGCTGTTGAAGGAAAAGGAAATCACCGAAGACGACGAGCGCAAGGGCGAGGAAGAGATCCAGAAGCTGACCGATCGCTACATCGCCGAAGTCGAGAAAATGCTCAAGGCCAAAGAAGAGGACCTGATGGCGGTTTAA
- the ispC gene encoding 1-deoxy-D-xylulose-5-phosphate reductoisomerase — protein MVTRHISVLGATGSIGLSTLDVIRRHPDRFSVYALTASTRAEELAILCREFRPRVAVMADPGAAQTLVGLLSDLPDIRVLGGMEGLCEVASAPEINTVMAAIVGAAGLSPTLAAVRAGKRVLLANKEALVMSGKLFMDAVAEAGAELLPIDSEHNAIFQCMPADKIRDPAAAGITRILLTASGGPFREHSAEALRSVTPSQACAHPNWSMGQKISVDSATLMNKGLELIEACWLFNTTPEWVEVHVHPESIIHSMVEYADGSVLAQLGSPDMRTPIANGLAWPERIDAGVAPLDLFAIGRFHFERPDLVRFPCLRLAAEAFEAGGTAPAVLNAANEVAVAAFLEGNLCFTDIPVIIERTLVATAVEPADSFEVIFAKDTEARARAWEQIGLLTV, from the coding sequence ATGGTAACCCGTCATATCAGCGTATTGGGAGCGACTGGCTCCATCGGTCTGAGTACCCTGGATGTCATTCGCCGGCACCCTGACCGGTTCTCGGTCTATGCCCTGACGGCCAGTACCCGTGCGGAAGAGCTGGCGATATTGTGTCGCGAATTCCGACCCCGGGTAGCGGTTATGGCGGACCCCGGGGCTGCGCAAACGCTTGTCGGGTTACTCTCCGATTTGCCGGATATTCGAGTTCTGGGTGGCATGGAAGGGTTGTGCGAAGTTGCCTCGGCCCCGGAAATTAATACCGTGATGGCCGCCATTGTCGGCGCCGCGGGCCTGTCGCCGACCCTTGCAGCTGTGCGTGCCGGCAAGCGGGTATTGCTGGCCAACAAGGAAGCCCTGGTGATGTCCGGCAAGCTGTTTATGGACGCCGTGGCCGAGGCCGGCGCCGAGCTCCTGCCTATCGATTCTGAGCACAACGCCATTTTCCAGTGTATGCCGGCCGATAAAATCCGGGATCCCGCCGCCGCCGGTATTACCCGAATTCTGCTGACAGCCTCCGGTGGGCCGTTCCGGGAACACAGTGCCGAGGCGCTTCGATCAGTCACGCCTTCGCAAGCCTGTGCCCATCCGAACTGGTCCATGGGGCAGAAGATTTCCGTGGATTCAGCAACGCTGATGAACAAAGGCCTGGAGCTGATCGAGGCCTGCTGGCTGTTTAATACAACCCCGGAGTGGGTGGAAGTGCATGTTCACCCGGAGAGCATTATTCACTCCATGGTAGAGTATGCGGACGGTTCTGTGCTCGCCCAGCTTGGCAGCCCGGATATGAGAACCCCGATTGCCAATGGTCTTGCCTGGCCGGAGCGTATCGATGCAGGTGTCGCGCCGCTGGATCTGTTCGCCATCGGCCGTTTCCATTTCGAGCGCCCCGACCTGGTTCGCTTCCCCTGCCTTCGCCTGGCTGCGGAAGCCTTCGAGGCCGGAGGCACAGCTCCGGCCGTATTGAACGCAGCAAATGAAGTGGCGGTTGCTGCTTTTCTTGAAGGTAACCTTTGTTTTACGGATATCCCCGTTATTATAGAGCGCACGCTGGTTGCTACCGCGGTTGAACCAGCTGACAGTTTCGAGGTTATCTTCGCCAAGGACACCGAAGCACGGGCCCGGGCATGGGAACAGATTGGTCTGTTAACTGTCTGA
- a CDS encoding phosphatidate cytidylyltransferase — MLKTRIITALILAPIAIGGIFFLPPLGFAFFTGAIITVGAWEWANMSGIENSPGRVAYALVTAAILYGLLNVPFVAVLWLALAWWFICFLMVRSYPGGSEKWGSLPARAVMGLLVLVPAWVGLNHLRTGGFQFGDSTNNLLLILYVLCVVWVADIGAYFAGRAFGKAKLAPRVSPGKSWAGVWGGLVAVGVFALVVSFLASAGTVETLLLVAASLITGFVSVLGDLLESMLKRFRGIKDSSQLLPGHGGIMDRIDSLTAAIPVFALIITQLGWLTAGHW, encoded by the coding sequence GTGTTAAAAACCCGAATTATCACCGCACTGATCCTTGCCCCCATTGCCATTGGCGGAATTTTCTTCCTCCCGCCCCTGGGTTTCGCGTTCTTTACCGGCGCCATCATTACCGTGGGTGCCTGGGAGTGGGCGAACATGTCCGGCATTGAGAATTCTCCGGGCCGTGTGGCGTACGCCTTGGTGACTGCCGCCATTCTTTATGGTTTGCTGAACGTTCCTTTTGTTGCGGTGCTCTGGCTGGCGCTCGCCTGGTGGTTTATCTGTTTCCTGATGGTTCGCAGCTACCCTGGTGGCTCAGAAAAATGGGGCAGCCTGCCCGCACGAGCGGTTATGGGGCTGCTTGTTCTGGTGCCCGCATGGGTCGGACTGAACCATTTACGCACTGGCGGCTTCCAGTTTGGCGACAGCACCAATAACCTTCTCCTTATCCTGTATGTGTTGTGTGTGGTCTGGGTTGCGGATATCGGTGCCTACTTCGCCGGGCGGGCATTTGGCAAGGCCAAGCTGGCGCCCCGGGTCAGTCCTGGTAAATCCTGGGCGGGGGTCTGGGGTGGGCTTGTGGCCGTGGGCGTTTTCGCCCTGGTGGTGAGCTTCCTGGCATCCGCCGGAACTGTCGAGACCCTGCTGCTGGTCGCTGCCAGCCTGATTACCGGGTTTGTCTCGGTGCTGGGGGATTTGCTGGAAAGCATGCTTAAACGCTTTCGTGGCATCAAGGACAGCAGCCAGCTGCTGCCCGGTCATGGGGGCATAATGGACCGGATTGACAGCCTTACCGCAGCCATTCCTGTGTTTGCTCTGATCATTACCCAGTTGGGTTGGCTGACAGCCGGGCACTGGTGA
- the map gene encoding type I methionyl aminopeptidase — protein sequence MQVSIKTPEEIEKMRVAGRLAANVLEMIGEHVKPGVTTEELDRICHDYIVNEQKAIPAPLNYKGFPKSICTSVNHVICHGIPSEQKILKDGDILNIDVTVIKEGYHGDTSKMWIVGKPKPGTERLIQITQECLYKGIELVRPGTRLGDIGNVIQQHAEKHRYSVVRDYCGHGIGAVFHEEPQVMHYGKPGTGMELQEGMTFTIEPMINQGKYQTKLLPDGWTVVTKDHKLSAQWEHTILVTADGHEVLTKRSEESF from the coding sequence ATGCAGGTATCGATCAAGACTCCGGAAGAAATCGAAAAGATGCGCGTCGCAGGCCGCCTGGCGGCCAATGTTCTCGAGATGATCGGTGAACACGTCAAGCCTGGCGTAACCACCGAAGAGCTCGACCGGATTTGCCACGATTACATTGTAAACGAGCAGAAGGCCATCCCGGCCCCGCTCAACTACAAGGGTTTTCCGAAATCCATCTGCACCTCGGTCAACCACGTCATCTGCCACGGCATTCCTTCCGAGCAGAAAATTCTCAAGGACGGAGACATCCTGAACATCGATGTCACCGTAATAAAGGAGGGCTACCACGGCGACACCAGCAAGATGTGGATTGTCGGCAAGCCGAAACCGGGTACCGAGCGCCTGATCCAGATAACCCAGGAGTGCCTATATAAAGGTATTGAGCTGGTAAGGCCGGGAACCCGTCTCGGTGATATCGGCAACGTTATCCAACAGCATGCCGAGAAACATCGTTACTCGGTGGTGCGTGACTACTGTGGCCATGGTATCGGCGCGGTATTCCATGAGGAACCACAAGTGATGCACTACGGAAAACCCGGCACCGGCATGGAATTACAGGAAGGCATGACCTTCACCATTGAGCCGATGATCAATCAGGGCAAATACCAGACCAAGCTGCTGCCAGACGGATGGACGGTGGTCACCAAGGACCACAAGCTGTCCGCCCAGTGGGAACACACCATCCTCGTGACCGCAGACGGCCACGAGGTTCTTACCAAGCGATCGGAAGAGTCCTTCTAA
- the uppS gene encoding polyprenyl diphosphate synthase, with the protein MTGTVSAEIPVSADSRPRHVAIIMDGNNRWAKARRLTGVAGHKAGVDAVRAVVETCAREGVEVLTLFAFSSENWRRPKDEVSALMKLFLFALEREVRKLHRNDIRLRIIGDRSAFSPALHEHMAAAEELTRYNSRMTLVIAANYGGHWDITQATRQVAEQVRAGQLAPSDITDDLIQQHLSIGDLPMPDLMIRTAGEQRISNFMLWHLAYTELYFSPVYWPDFREEEMRKALQAYAGRQRRFGQTDDQITAKAPQQ; encoded by the coding sequence ATGACGGGAACTGTATCCGCAGAGATTCCGGTGTCGGCAGACAGCCGGCCCCGGCATGTGGCTATTATCATGGATGGTAACAACCGGTGGGCCAAGGCCCGCCGGCTCACGGGAGTAGCCGGCCACAAGGCCGGGGTGGATGCAGTCAGGGCGGTGGTGGAAACCTGCGCACGCGAAGGTGTGGAAGTGCTCACCCTGTTCGCCTTCTCCAGTGAAAACTGGCGTCGCCCCAAGGATGAAGTCTCGGCGCTGATGAAGCTTTTCCTGTTCGCCCTGGAACGGGAAGTACGCAAGCTCCATCGCAACGACATTCGCCTCAGAATCATCGGCGACCGTTCCGCCTTCAGCCCGGCCTTGCATGAGCATATGGCAGCGGCGGAAGAACTGACCCGCTATAATTCCCGTATGACACTGGTGATAGCTGCGAATTACGGTGGCCACTGGGATATCACGCAGGCGACGCGTCAGGTTGCTGAGCAGGTGCGGGCAGGGCAGCTGGCACCTTCGGATATCACCGATGACCTTATCCAGCAGCACCTCAGTATTGGTGATCTGCCGATGCCGGATCTGATGATCCGGACAGCGGGTGAACAGCGGATCAGCAATTTCATGCTGTGGCACCTGGCTTACACAGAACTTTACTTCTCACCGGTGTACTGGCCTGATTTCCGGGAAGAGGAAATGCGCAAGGCCCTGCAGGCCTATGCCGGTCGCCAGCGTCGTTTTGGCCAGACGGATGATCAGATCACGGCCAAGGCCCCACAACAATAA
- the rpsB gene encoding 30S ribosomal protein S2, with the protein MAQVNMRDLLKAGAHFGHQTRYWNPKMSKFIFGARNKIHIINLEQTVPAMNDALKFVQQLAENKNKILFVGTKRAAAKIIKEEAERAGQPFVNHRWLGGMLTNYKTIRQSIRRYRDLEAQSKDGTFDKLTKKEALDRTREMDRLERSIGGIKDMGGLPDAMFVIDVDHERIAIKEANKLGIPVIGVVDTNSDPDGVDYVIPGNDDAIRAIQIYVQAVANTCIEAAQAGGAGADEFIEVSEDAEGAAPAAE; encoded by the coding sequence ATGGCTCAGGTAAATATGCGTGACCTGCTCAAGGCAGGTGCTCACTTCGGTCACCAGACCCGCTACTGGAACCCGAAAATGTCGAAGTTCATCTTCGGCGCCCGTAACAAGATTCATATCATCAACCTTGAGCAGACTGTTCCTGCCATGAACGATGCGCTGAAATTCGTTCAGCAGCTGGCAGAGAACAAGAACAAGATCCTGTTCGTTGGTACCAAGCGTGCCGCGGCCAAGATCATCAAGGAAGAAGCCGAGCGTGCCGGTCAGCCCTTCGTAAACCACCGCTGGCTCGGTGGCATGCTGACCAACTACAAGACCATCCGTCAGTCTATCCGTCGCTACCGTGATCTGGAAGCCCAGAGCAAGGACGGCACATTCGACAAGCTGACCAAGAAAGAAGCGCTGGACCGTACCCGTGAAATGGACCGCCTTGAGCGTTCTATTGGTGGTATCAAGGACATGGGCGGCCTGCCGGACGCCATGTTTGTGATCGACGTTGACCACGAGCGTATTGCTATCAAGGAAGCCAACAAGCTGGGCATCCCTGTTATCGGTGTTGTGGATACCAACAGCGATCCTGACGGTGTTGATTACGTCATTCCGGGCAATGATGACGCCATCCGCGCTATCCAGATTTACGTGCAAGCCGTGGCCAACACCTGCATTGAGGCCGCCCAGGCTGGCGGTGCCGGAGCTGACGAGTTTATTGAAGTCAGCGAAGACGCCGAAGGCGCTGCTCCAGCCGCTGAGTGA
- the tsf gene encoding translation elongation factor Ts, translated as MAAITAAMVKELRERTGLGMMECKKALVEAEGSVDAAIEELRKSSGLKAAKKAGRTAAEGVSLIKISDDNTVAYILEVNSETDFVARDDNFVNFANDVLNVAFEKGETDVARLMDGDLEAKREALVQKIGENITVRRIVKVEGPVVGGYVHSNNKIASVVALTAGDPEVARDVAMHAAAVNPRVGKPEDMPADELEKEKDVIKAQPDMEGKPAEIVEKMMGGRIKKFLKENSLVEQPFVKNPDQTVGELIKSAGGELVGFVRLEVGEGIEKEEVDFAAEVAAAAGTGKA; from the coding sequence ATGGCTGCAATTACCGCTGCAATGGTCAAAGAGCTGCGTGAGCGTACCGGCCTTGGCATGATGGAGTGCAAGAAAGCACTCGTGGAAGCTGAAGGCAGTGTTGACGCTGCGATCGAAGAGCTGCGCAAGTCTTCCGGCCTGAAGGCTGCCAAGAAAGCCGGCCGTACCGCCGCTGAAGGCGTGTCTCTGATCAAGATCTCTGACGACAACACCGTCGCCTACATTCTGGAAGTTAACTCAGAAACAGACTTCGTTGCCCGTGACGACAACTTCGTCAACTTCGCCAACGATGTTCTGAATGTCGCTTTCGAAAAAGGCGAAACTGACGTTGCCAGGCTGATGGATGGCGATCTGGAAGCCAAGCGCGAGGCGCTGGTTCAGAAGATCGGCGAGAACATCACCGTGCGTCGCATCGTTAAGGTTGAAGGTCCGGTTGTTGGTGGCTATGTCCACAGCAACAACAAGATTGCTTCCGTTGTTGCGCTGACTGCCGGTGATCCGGAAGTGGCCCGCGACGTCGCCATGCACGCTGCGGCTGTTAACCCGCGCGTTGGCAAACCGGAAGACATGCCTGCCGATGAGCTTGAGAAAGAGAAAGACGTCATCAAGGCCCAGCCGGATATGGAAGGTAAGCCTGCCGAAATCGTCGAGAAGATGATGGGCGGCCGCATCAAGAAGTTCCTCAAGGAAAACAGCCTTGTTGAGCAGCCTTTCGTTAAAAACCCGGACCAGACCGTGGGTGAACTGATCAAGTCCGCCGGTGGCGAACTGGTCGGCTTCGTTCGCCTGGAAGTGGGTGAAGGCATCGAGAAGGAAGAGGTGGACTTTGCTGCCGAGGTTGCTGCCGCAGCCGGCACAGGCAAGGCCTGA
- the bamA gene encoding outer membrane protein assembly factor BamA, whose translation MRRSLLGVAVGLAVALSGMKPALADQFTVADIEVEGLQRVSAGTVFSAFPVNIGEQVDETELADAIRSLFRTGLFTDIEVSRDAGVLILTVRERPSISNIEIEGNENIETEVLMDALAGAGLQQGQVFRRATLERLELEILRSYIAQGRYNARVKATAEELPRNRVSIRLDINEGSVAAIHHINLIGNEDFSDEELQELFELQTTSWWNSITNSDKYARERLSGDLESLRSFYLDRGYLDFNVESSQVSISPDKQKVFIAIALNEGPQYTISEINLRGELIVGEEELRSLIPVTEGDVFSRSHMTAISEALAFRLGREGYAFASVNAVPEPGENNTAAVTFFVEPGKRAYVRRINFEGNVSTRDDVLRQEMTQMEGGVASSDRIEFSKTKLERLGFFQTVNVETVPVPGTDDLVDVNYSVEEQPTGSLSASVGFSQQSGVILGANVSENNFFGTGKRVSFGVNVSDYVKSANVSYLDPYYTVDGVSRGYSLFARQTDYEEEDISAFLLDEYGGRITFGYPTDNITRLNFGAGFTQSNLKEGLFTSQEVIQFIDEEGDSFNNFFLFGSWRRSTLNRGVLPSDGHSQSLSLDVAVPGSDLTFYKVTHKTDFYYPVTDDNRWILRARSEIGYGDGYGDRTQMPFYEHFYTGGYGSVRGYRANSLGRLATNNVNDLSDPDPFGGNLLTEGGVELIFPTPFAGDTRSMRTAFFLDAGQVFDTARGFDPELSEIRMSAGIGFQWITAVGPLAFSLAKPLNDKPGDDTQVFQFSLGQTF comes from the coding sequence ATGAGACGTTCTCTTCTAGGTGTAGCCGTTGGCCTCGCTGTGGCCCTGTCTGGCATGAAGCCAGCGCTTGCAGACCAGTTCACAGTTGCAGATATCGAGGTAGAGGGCCTGCAGAGGGTTTCTGCGGGCACCGTTTTTTCTGCGTTCCCCGTGAATATCGGTGAGCAGGTTGACGAGACCGAGCTGGCCGATGCGATCAGGTCCCTGTTCCGGACCGGGTTGTTTACGGACATTGAGGTTAGCCGTGATGCCGGTGTTCTCATCCTGACGGTTCGCGAACGACCCTCCATTAGCAATATCGAGATCGAGGGCAACGAGAACATCGAAACCGAGGTGTTAATGGATGCCCTGGCAGGTGCCGGTCTTCAGCAGGGCCAGGTTTTCCGGCGCGCGACCCTCGAGCGTCTTGAGCTGGAGATTCTGCGGTCTTACATCGCTCAGGGGCGTTACAACGCCCGGGTGAAGGCAACGGCGGAAGAACTTCCACGGAATCGCGTTTCAATTCGCCTGGACATCAACGAAGGCTCCGTGGCGGCAATACACCACATCAATCTGATCGGCAACGAAGACTTCAGCGACGAGGAGTTGCAGGAGCTGTTTGAGTTGCAGACCACGAGCTGGTGGAACTCGATCACCAATTCCGACAAATACGCGCGAGAGCGTCTCAGCGGCGACCTGGAATCCCTGCGTTCATTCTATCTGGACCGCGGTTACCTGGATTTCAATGTGGAATCCAGTCAGGTCTCAATATCGCCGGACAAGCAGAAGGTTTTCATCGCCATCGCCCTGAATGAAGGGCCCCAGTACACTATCTCGGAGATAAATCTGCGCGGTGAGCTGATCGTGGGTGAGGAAGAGTTGCGCTCGCTGATTCCGGTTACGGAGGGCGACGTGTTCTCCCGCTCCCACATGACAGCCATATCCGAAGCCCTGGCATTCCGGCTCGGACGCGAGGGCTACGCCTTCGCCAGCGTCAATGCCGTCCCCGAGCCGGGAGAAAACAACACAGCTGCCGTCACCTTCTTTGTTGAACCGGGCAAGCGGGCCTATGTGCGACGCATCAATTTCGAGGGTAACGTATCGACTCGTGACGACGTTCTCCGCCAGGAAATGACCCAGATGGAAGGGGGCGTGGCTTCTTCGGATCGTATCGAGTTTTCCAAGACCAAGCTGGAGCGTCTCGGCTTCTTCCAGACGGTGAACGTTGAGACGGTTCCGGTGCCAGGCACGGATGATCTGGTCGATGTGAACTACTCCGTTGAAGAACAACCGACAGGCAGCCTTTCCGCTTCCGTCGGCTTCTCGCAGCAATCCGGTGTGATTCTTGGCGCCAACGTGTCCGAGAACAATTTTTTCGGTACCGGGAAGCGCGTCTCTTTCGGTGTCAATGTGAGTGATTATGTCAAAAGCGCAAACGTTTCCTACCTGGACCCTTACTACACGGTTGACGGCGTAAGCCGTGGCTACAGTCTTTTTGCCCGGCAAACCGATTATGAGGAAGAGGATATCTCCGCCTTCCTGCTGGACGAATATGGCGGCCGTATCACCTTCGGTTATCCCACGGACAATATCACCCGTTTGAACTTCGGGGCCGGGTTTACCCAGTCCAATCTTAAGGAAGGCCTGTTCACCTCACAGGAGGTCATTCAGTTCATTGATGAGGAAGGGGATTCGTTCAATAACTTCTTCCTCTTCGGCAGCTGGCGCCGCAGTACTCTCAACCGGGGTGTTCTGCCCAGTGATGGCCATAGCCAGTCGTTGTCGCTTGACGTAGCAGTGCCGGGCAGCGATCTGACCTTTTACAAGGTGACACACAAGACCGATTTCTACTATCCGGTGACTGACGATAATCGCTGGATCTTACGGGCGCGTTCAGAGATCGGTTATGGTGATGGTTACGGAGATCGGACCCAGATGCCGTTTTACGAGCACTTCTATACAGGGGGCTACGGATCGGTTCGGGGGTACCGGGCCAACTCCTTGGGTCGCCTTGCTACGAACAACGTCAACGACCTCTCAGACCCGGATCCGTTCGGCGGTAACCTGCTCACTGAAGGTGGTGTTGAGCTGATATTCCCCACGCCCTTTGCCGGTGATACCCGCTCCATGAGAACGGCGTTTTTCCTGGACGCAGGTCAGGTGTTCGACACTGCGCGCGGTTTCGATCCGGAACTGAGCGAAATCAGAATGTCCGCCGGTATTGGCTTCCAGTGGATTACCGCTGTTGGCCCGCTGGCCTTCAGTCTGGCGAAGCCGCTGAACGACAAGCCGGGTGATGACACCCAGGTATTCCAGTTCTCGCTGGGCCAGACCTTCTAG
- the rseP gene encoding RIP metalloprotease RseP, with amino-acid sequence MQIIESVLALALTLGILVTLHEYGHFWVARRCGVKVLRFSVGFGKPLYSWYDRHGTEFAIAAIPLGGYVKMLDEREGPVPEELKDQAFTSKPPSRRIAIAAAGPLANFIFAVFAYWLLSVVGVTHVAPIVGQVADGSAAARVGLQEGMEIHSVDGHRVSSWRDVNMRILERTGEQGLISMEVSDGGARGTVRGELAGWSLSDDTPNPLAEFGITPWRPAVPPVLGQISEGGRAQVAGLQTGDRVVAVNGEPISSWFDLVEFIRNAPEQTLQVTVKRNGSERSIRVMPEAKSEESGETIGFIGAGVEAISWPDEVLREVSYGPFAAIPVAFSETWADTRLTLVAIKKMVTGLLSPTNLSGPITIARVAEASVSSGFEDFVRFLAYLSVSLGILNLLPVPVLDGGHIVYYTIEALRGKPLSEQAQAFGLRIGMAMILTLMVFALYNDLMRL; translated from the coding sequence ATGCAGATTATTGAATCCGTCCTCGCACTGGCCCTGACCCTGGGTATTCTCGTGACCCTGCATGAATACGGTCATTTTTGGGTTGCCCGCCGTTGCGGTGTGAAAGTGCTCCGTTTCTCCGTTGGTTTCGGAAAGCCGCTGTATTCCTGGTACGACAGGCACGGCACCGAATTCGCCATCGCCGCCATTCCACTTGGCGGCTATGTCAAAATGCTGGACGAGCGGGAAGGGCCGGTGCCCGAAGAACTGAAAGACCAGGCCTTTACTTCCAAGCCACCGTCCCGGCGTATAGCCATTGCAGCGGCGGGTCCGCTGGCTAACTTTATTTTTGCGGTTTTCGCCTACTGGCTGCTAAGCGTGGTCGGAGTTACCCACGTTGCCCCCATCGTAGGGCAGGTGGCCGATGGCAGTGCGGCAGCGCGTGTCGGCTTACAGGAAGGCATGGAAATTCATTCTGTGGACGGTCATCGGGTTAGCTCCTGGCGCGATGTCAACATGCGTATCCTGGAGCGAACCGGCGAGCAGGGCCTGATTTCCATGGAGGTGTCTGACGGCGGTGCCCGGGGCACGGTCAGGGGAGAACTTGCCGGCTGGAGTCTGAGCGACGATACCCCGAATCCGCTGGCGGAATTCGGCATCACACCCTGGCGCCCCGCGGTTCCTCCGGTGCTGGGCCAGATTTCCGAGGGTGGCCGGGCCCAAGTGGCCGGCCTGCAAACCGGGGATCGTGTGGTTGCCGTTAACGGCGAGCCCATCAGCAGTTGGTTTGATCTGGTCGAGTTCATTCGCAATGCCCCTGAACAGACGTTACAGGTAACCGTTAAGCGCAATGGCTCGGAACGCTCAATCCGCGTTATGCCGGAAGCGAAAAGCGAAGAGAGCGGTGAAACAATTGGCTTTATTGGCGCTGGCGTTGAAGCCATCTCATGGCCGGATGAAGTGCTGCGCGAAGTCAGCTATGGCCCGTTTGCTGCGATTCCCGTTGCTTTCAGTGAAACCTGGGCCGACACCCGGCTGACCCTCGTGGCCATAAAGAAAATGGTCACTGGCCTGCTGTCGCCCACCAACCTCAGCGGGCCAATCACTATTGCCAGGGTTGCCGAAGCCAGTGTCAGCTCCGGATTTGAAGATTTCGTGCGTTTCCTGGCCTATCTCAGCGTGAGTCTGGGTATCCTGAACCTTCTGCCGGTGCCGGTGCTCGATGGTGGTCATATTGTCTATTACACCATCGAAGCGCTCCGCGGAAAGCCGCTCTCCGAGCAGGCCCAGGCGTTTGGATTACGAATTGGTATGGCAATGATTCTCACATTAATGGTGTTTGCTCTTTACAACGACCTGATGCGGTTGTGA
- the pyrH gene encoding UMP kinase, protein MPTSSKTQPRYKRVLLKLSGEALMGEHDFGIDPKVLDRMALEIGALIGIGVQVGLVIGGGNLFRGAALNAAGMDRVTGDHMGMLATVMNGLAMRDALERSNIRTRVMSAIPMSGIVEHYDRRRAVRDLKDGDVVIFCAGTGNPFFTTDSAACLRGIEIEADAVLKATKVDGVYSADPHLDSSAEKYDHLTYDEVLDKKLGVMDLTAICLARDHGMPLRVFDMNRAGALTRIVTGEREGTLIE, encoded by the coding sequence ATGCCGACATCATCGAAAACCCAGCCCAGATACAAGCGTGTTCTGCTCAAGCTCAGTGGCGAGGCCCTGATGGGGGAGCACGATTTCGGTATTGATCCCAAAGTTCTTGATCGTATGGCCCTGGAAATTGGCGCGCTGATTGGTATTGGTGTTCAGGTTGGCCTGGTCATCGGTGGTGGCAACCTGTTTCGGGGTGCAGCCCTGAATGCGGCTGGCATGGACCGGGTGACCGGTGACCACATGGGCATGCTGGCAACCGTTATGAATGGCCTCGCCATGCGGGATGCCCTTGAGCGTTCCAATATCCGGACCCGCGTAATGTCCGCAATCCCCATGAGCGGGATTGTCGAGCATTATGACCGCCGTCGGGCGGTGCGGGACCTTAAGGACGGAGATGTGGTGATCTTCTGCGCCGGCACCGGCAACCCCTTCTTCACCACAGATTCCGCCGCTTGCCTCCGTGGTATCGAAATTGAGGCCGATGCGGTACTCAAGGCCACCAAGGTAGATGGCGTATACTCTGCTGATCCGCATCTGGACAGCAGTGCCGAGAAATACGATCACCTCACCTACGATGAGGTGCTGGACAAAAAACTGGGGGTGATGGATCTGACGGCCATCTGCCTCGCCCGGGATCACGGTATGCCGCTGCGGGTATTCGACATGAACCGCGCAGGCGCGCTGACTCGCATCGTAACCGGCGAAAGAGAAGGTACACTGATCGAATAA